The following proteins come from a genomic window of Amaranthus tricolor cultivar Red isolate AtriRed21 chromosome 14, ASM2621246v1, whole genome shotgun sequence:
- the LOC130799266 gene encoding uncharacterized protein LOC130799266, with product MEKYKERKKDLHVVLIDLEKTYDRIPRSIIWDNLKNRGISRRYIEVIQDMYDRVSTYIHTPMGISNKSLFFTVILEEISKSIWETVPWCILFADDIVLVAETKEEANSLSTAPALFGYRIQNYEHKNPGRYKAPNVGILIG from the exons atggaaaagTATAAGGAGCGAAAGAAGGATTTGCACGTAGTgctcattgacttggagaaaacGTACGATAGAATACCACGAAGCATCATTTGGGATAACCTCAAGAATAGAGGTATTTCACGAAGGTACATTGAGGTAATACAggacatgtatgacagagtGTCGACTTACATACATACACCAATGG GGATTAGCAATAAGTCCTTATTTTTTACGGTCATTCTGGAGGAAATCTCTAAATCCATCTGGGAGACCGTACCATGGTGCATACTTTTCGCCGATGATATAGTTTTGGTCGCAGAAACAAAGGAGGAGGCTAATA GTTTGAGCACTGCACCAGCATTGTTCGGGTACAGAATCCAAAACTACGAACATAAGAACCCAGGAAGATATAAAGCTCCCAATGTTGGAATTCTCATTGGCTAG